In Manis pentadactyla isolate mManPen7 chromosome 8, mManPen7.hap1, whole genome shotgun sequence, the following are encoded in one genomic region:
- the ZNF485 gene encoding zinc finger protein 485 isoform X1 — protein sequence MNKFQGPVTFKDITVEFTREEWKLLDNAQRTLYREVMQENYGHLISVGYCVNKSNAVFKLKQGKEPWILEVEFPCWNCPEDLWKIHDLGARHQESKAENSKNEEPTKRQKTHSTEKTYKCKECKKSFCQKSAFTVHQHTHLKDKHSECGKSVSRNGDLTIQPKPQAREKSYECKECKKTFYHLSSLSRHLRTHAGEKPYECNQCEKSFYQKPHLVEHQKTHTGEKPYECTECGKFFYVKAYLMVHQKTHTGEKPYECKECGKSFSQKSHLTVHQRTHTGEKPYKCKECGKLFSRNSHLKTHQRTHTGEKPYECKECGKCFYQKSALTVHQRTHTGEKPFECNKCGKNFYYKSDLTKHQRKHTGEKPYECHECGKSFSVNSVLRLHQRTHTGEKPYECKECGKSFSQKSHFIIHQRKHTGEKPYECQECRKTFIQKSKLTAHQKTHTEGKSL from the exons GGACCAGTAACATTCAAGGACATTACTGTGGAATTCACCCGGGAGGAGTGGAAGTTGCTGGACAATGCTCAGAGGACCCTGTACAGGGAAGTGATGCAGGAGAACTATGGTCACCTAATCTCAGTGG GTTATTGTGTGAATAAGTCAAATGCAGTCTTCAAGTTGAAGCAaggaaaagagccatggatattaGAGGTAGAATTTCCATGTTGGAACTGCCCTG AAGACCTATGGAAAATTCATGACCTAGGAGCAAGACACCAGGAGAGCAAAGCTGAAAATTCAAA GAATGAAGAACCCACAAAACGTCAGAAAACTCATTCCACAGAGAAAACTTATAAATGTAAAGAATGTAAAAAGTCCTTCTGCCAGAAGTCTGCCTTCACAGTACATCAGCATACTCATTTAAAGGACAAACacagtgaatgtgggaaatctGTTTCTAGGAATGGAGACCTCACAATACAACCGAAGCCTCAAGCCAGAGAGAAATCCTATGAATGTAAAGAATGTAAGAAAACTTTCTACCACCTGTCATCTCTCAGTAGACATTTAAGAACTCATGCAGGGGAGAAACCATATGAATGTAATCAGTGTGAGAAATCCTTTTACCAGAAGCCACATCTTGTAGAACATCAGAAAACacacacaggagagaaaccctatgaatgtactGAGTGTGGGAAGTTCTTCTATGTTAAGGCCTACCTCATGGTACATCAGAAAACACACACAGGAGAGAAACcatatgaatgtaaggaatgtggcaaATCCTTTTCCCAGAAATCACACCTCACAGTACATCAGAGAAcacatactggagagaaaccctataaatgtaaggaatgtgggaaatTATTCTCTAGAAATTCACACCTCAAAACTCATCAGAGAACacacacaggagagaaaccctatgaatgtaaggaatgtgggaaatGTTTCTACCAGAAGTCAGCCCTCACAGTACATCAGCGAACTCACACAGGGGAAAAACCCTTTGAATGTAATAAATGTGGAAAAAACTTTTACTATAAATCAGACCTCACTAAACATCAGAGAAAGCATACAGGGGAGAAGCCCTATGAATGTCATGAATGCGGTAAATCTTTCTCTGTTAATTCAGTCCTCAGATTACATCAAAGGACtcacacaggagagaaaccctatgaatgtaaggaatgtgggaaatCCTTCTCCCAGAAGTCACATTTTATCATACATCAGAGAAAACACACAggggagaaaccctatgaatgtcaGGAGTGTAGGAAAACTTTTATCCAGAAATCAAAACTCACTGCACATCagaagacacacacagagggaaaaagTTTATAA
- the ZNF485 gene encoding zinc finger protein 485 isoform X2: protein MQENYGHLISVGYCVNKSNAVFKLKQGKEPWILEVEFPCWNCPEDLWKIHDLGARHQESKAENSKNEEPTKRQKTHSTEKTYKCKECKKSFCQKSAFTVHQHTHLKDKHSECGKSVSRNGDLTIQPKPQAREKSYECKECKKTFYHLSSLSRHLRTHAGEKPYECNQCEKSFYQKPHLVEHQKTHTGEKPYECTECGKFFYVKAYLMVHQKTHTGEKPYECKECGKSFSQKSHLTVHQRTHTGEKPYKCKECGKLFSRNSHLKTHQRTHTGEKPYECKECGKCFYQKSALTVHQRTHTGEKPFECNKCGKNFYYKSDLTKHQRKHTGEKPYECHECGKSFSVNSVLRLHQRTHTGEKPYECKECGKSFSQKSHFIIHQRKHTGEKPYECQECRKTFIQKSKLTAHQKTHTEGKSL from the exons ATGCAGGAGAACTATGGTCACCTAATCTCAGTGG GTTATTGTGTGAATAAGTCAAATGCAGTCTTCAAGTTGAAGCAaggaaaagagccatggatattaGAGGTAGAATTTCCATGTTGGAACTGCCCTG AAGACCTATGGAAAATTCATGACCTAGGAGCAAGACACCAGGAGAGCAAAGCTGAAAATTCAAA GAATGAAGAACCCACAAAACGTCAGAAAACTCATTCCACAGAGAAAACTTATAAATGTAAAGAATGTAAAAAGTCCTTCTGCCAGAAGTCTGCCTTCACAGTACATCAGCATACTCATTTAAAGGACAAACacagtgaatgtgggaaatctGTTTCTAGGAATGGAGACCTCACAATACAACCGAAGCCTCAAGCCAGAGAGAAATCCTATGAATGTAAAGAATGTAAGAAAACTTTCTACCACCTGTCATCTCTCAGTAGACATTTAAGAACTCATGCAGGGGAGAAACCATATGAATGTAATCAGTGTGAGAAATCCTTTTACCAGAAGCCACATCTTGTAGAACATCAGAAAACacacacaggagagaaaccctatgaatgtactGAGTGTGGGAAGTTCTTCTATGTTAAGGCCTACCTCATGGTACATCAGAAAACACACACAGGAGAGAAACcatatgaatgtaaggaatgtggcaaATCCTTTTCCCAGAAATCACACCTCACAGTACATCAGAGAAcacatactggagagaaaccctataaatgtaaggaatgtgggaaatTATTCTCTAGAAATTCACACCTCAAAACTCATCAGAGAACacacacaggagagaaaccctatgaatgtaaggaatgtgggaaatGTTTCTACCAGAAGTCAGCCCTCACAGTACATCAGCGAACTCACACAGGGGAAAAACCCTTTGAATGTAATAAATGTGGAAAAAACTTTTACTATAAATCAGACCTCACTAAACATCAGAGAAAGCATACAGGGGAGAAGCCCTATGAATGTCATGAATGCGGTAAATCTTTCTCTGTTAATTCAGTCCTCAGATTACATCAAAGGACtcacacaggagagaaaccctatgaatgtaaggaatgtgggaaatCCTTCTCCCAGAAGTCACATTTTATCATACATCAGAGAAAACACACAggggagaaaccctatgaatgtcaGGAGTGTAGGAAAACTTTTATCCAGAAATCAAAACTCACTGCACATCagaagacacacacagagggaaaaagTTTATAA